A window of Formosa sp. Hel1_31_208 contains these coding sequences:
- the lipB gene encoding lipoyl(octanoyl) transferase LipB, with the protein MNKHIILEDLGSKDFKATWDYQEVLFKGILDTKIKNRRENAGLETENYFLFVEHPHVYTLGKSGDMSNLLLSEAQLTQKGATFYKINRGGDITYHGPGQIVGYPILDLDNFFTDIHKYLRFLEEVIILTLAEYGLKTERSPGETGVWLDVGTPFARKICAMGVRASRWVTMHGFALNVNADLGYFDNIIPCGIRGKAVSSLNVELGVQTVDEEQVKETLLKHFKTLFEAEFV; encoded by the coding sequence TTGAATAAGCATATAATTTTAGAAGATTTAGGGTCTAAAGATTTTAAAGCAACCTGGGATTACCAAGAGGTGCTTTTTAAAGGCATTTTAGATACTAAAATAAAAAACAGGCGAGAGAACGCTGGTTTAGAAACAGAAAACTATTTTTTGTTTGTAGAACATCCTCATGTGTACACTCTGGGTAAAAGTGGCGATATGTCCAATTTATTGTTGTCTGAAGCACAGCTCACCCAAAAGGGTGCGACCTTCTACAAAATAAATAGAGGAGGAGATATCACCTATCATGGGCCAGGTCAAATTGTAGGTTATCCCATTTTAGACTTAGATAATTTTTTCACAGACATTCATAAATACCTAAGGTTTTTGGAAGAGGTTATAATTCTTACCTTAGCTGAATACGGGTTAAAAACCGAACGTAGTCCTGGTGAAACAGGTGTTTGGTTAGATGTTGGAACACCCTTTGCTCGTAAAATTTGTGCTATGGGAGTGCGTGCTAGTCGCTGGGTGACGATGCACGGATTTGCTTTAAATGTCAATGCCGATTTAGGGTATTTTGATAATATTATTCCTTGTGGAATTCGTGGTAAAGCAGTGTCTTCTTTAAATGTTGAGTTAGGTGTTCAAACCGTTGATGAAGAGCAGGTGAAAGAAACCTTACTAAAACATTTTAAAACCTTATTCGAGGCTGAGTTTGTTTGA
- a CDS encoding DUF1573 domain-containing protein produces the protein MKSVKTSIILLFFCLVTTISFAQDDVSNQEIGVFEFEQDTIDYGTIQQHDNGVRVFKFTNRGLAPIVISKVKTSCGCTVPTYSQAPILSGESGTIEVKYATNRLGKFSKTLTILSNAKNNQKRLQIKGKVIKKDSKTIK, from the coding sequence ATGAAATCAGTTAAAACATCTATTATTCTACTATTTTTTTGTCTTGTTACAACCATAAGTTTTGCTCAAGATGACGTCAGCAATCAAGAGATTGGTGTGTTTGAATTCGAACAAGACACAATTGATTATGGTACCATTCAACAGCATGATAATGGCGTAAGAGTCTTTAAATTTACAAACCGAGGACTTGCACCAATAGTCATTTCTAAAGTAAAAACATCTTGTGGCTGCACGGTTCCAACTTATTCTCAAGCACCAATACTATCGGGAGAATCTGGCACTATCGAAGTTAAATATGCCACTAATCGGCTTGGAAAATTTTCTAAGACATTGACCATATTATCAAATGCCAAAAACAATCAAAAGCGACTTCAAATCAAAGGCAAGGTTATTAAAAAGGACTCAAAAACTATAAAATAA
- a CDS encoding nucleoid-associated protein, with translation MIKRNKASISKCILHKVGNKFNSTKNAFSEQPIDFEEVSYDLMLPYLLRPFTNLAESFRFNHHANIDLNEINSYATQLLNDDANFVEISKHIVMHLFEQSNSAQIKTGDVLVCLFHDIQYEDYQTDAIGIFKIENKSHFFQTYLENGSFDIITQKGIATKKVDKGVLILNAADTEGKIVLSVDNNNYDAQYWIKSFLNIKYPDDSNQHTKNYIEMCREFSKEIMQPQFGGQQQSNFLAKTVDFFKENEIVNVETFKEEVFDEEDTIQLFEDYKKTYETDHNILIRNQFDVSEVVLKKQKQKIKTEIKLDTNIQIKLDVDAPDASAEYLERGYDDEKKMHFYKVFFNEEG, from the coding sequence ATGATTAAACGCAATAAAGCCTCTATTTCTAAATGTATTCTTCATAAAGTCGGGAACAAATTTAATAGTACGAAAAACGCCTTTTCTGAACAGCCAATTGATTTTGAAGAAGTAAGTTATGATTTAATGCTACCTTATTTATTGCGACCATTTACTAATCTCGCTGAATCTTTTCGCTTTAATCATCATGCAAATATTGACTTAAATGAAATTAATAGCTATGCCACACAACTTCTAAATGATGATGCCAATTTTGTAGAAATATCAAAGCACATTGTTATGCACTTATTTGAGCAGTCTAATTCGGCTCAAATTAAAACTGGCGATGTTTTGGTATGCCTGTTTCATGATATCCAATATGAGGATTACCAAACTGATGCAATCGGTATTTTTAAAATTGAAAATAAATCACATTTCTTTCAAACCTATTTAGAAAATGGCAGCTTTGATATTATTACGCAAAAAGGAATCGCCACTAAAAAAGTAGATAAAGGTGTTTTGATACTGAATGCCGCCGACACTGAAGGTAAAATCGTATTAAGCGTGGATAACAACAACTATGATGCACAATATTGGATTAAAAGTTTTCTAAATATTAAATATCCAGACGATTCAAATCAGCATACCAAGAATTACATTGAAATGTGCCGGGAATTTTCAAAAGAAATCATGCAACCTCAATTTGGCGGACAACAGCAAAGTAATTTCTTAGCTAAAACAGTAGATTTTTTCAAAGAAAATGAAATTGTAAATGTAGAAACGTTTAAAGAAGAAGTCTTTGATGAAGAAGACACCATTCAGTTATTTGAAGATTATAAGAAAACCTACGAAACAGACCATAATATCCTAATTAGGAACCAGTTTGATGTCTCTGAAGTCGTTCTTAAAAAACAAAAGCAAAAAATTAAAACTGAAATCAAACTCGATACTAATATTCAAATCAAACTCGATGTTGATGCTCCTGATGCTTCAGCTGAATATCTAGAACGCGGTTATGATGACGAGAAAAAAATGCACTTTTATAAGGTGTTTTTCAATGAGGAAGGCTAA
- a CDS encoding YqaE/Pmp3 family membrane protein, with amino-acid sequence MSFWRVLLAIIFPPLSVIGKGCGSILIVFLLWICGWVPGVIAALVILNNPER; translated from the coding sequence ATGAGTTTCTGGAGAGTACTTCTCGCCATCATTTTTCCTCCTTTGTCTGTTATTGGTAAAGGCTGTGGTTCTATTTTAATTGTCTTTTTACTATGGATTTGTGGCTGGGTTCCAGGCGTTATTGCCGCCTTAGTTATCCTGAATAATCCTGAAAGATAA
- a CDS encoding response regulator transcription factor, with amino-acid sequence MKNFIYIIAFLYFGNLSFAQHRFNGHIDNDQWQNQVFLSVIDDYRTLEGINDEQIINKTIADSTGYFQFTGNQLESEQHIYKLHVDNCSSLNQGSNHFEGHCSDSKDILFIAKSTDTITFPLSFEAEMFCDIVSTNPKTATFIKVDSLKEEMKFAYSEFRSKANRDLNNKKWFKTLQDFGQNLNEPLAELYIYAFLSDRGNQLHHYYLEDLKSNTYYDELLGRLQDNYPNSTYTKQYEAELSSDKFIVSPSSEKEIDFNWVYLVIGLLIASVLLNLWFVFSAKRRKINQHIEAKEQLTKQEQKVLDLLLNDNSNKDIAETLFVSVSTVKTHVNNIYKKLNVNSRDELKLLFNR; translated from the coding sequence GTGAAGAATTTCATCTACATCATTGCTTTTTTATACTTCGGAAATTTAAGCTTTGCGCAGCATCGCTTTAACGGACATATCGATAATGATCAATGGCAAAATCAAGTATTCTTGTCTGTTATTGATGACTATCGCACACTTGAAGGAATCAATGATGAACAGATTATTAATAAAACTATTGCAGACAGCACTGGTTATTTTCAATTCACAGGCAATCAGTTAGAATCTGAACAACACATCTACAAACTCCATGTAGATAATTGCTCTTCATTAAATCAAGGTAGTAACCATTTTGAAGGGCATTGTTCTGACAGTAAGGATATTTTATTTATTGCGAAAAGCACGGATACAATTACATTCCCTTTGTCATTTGAAGCAGAGATGTTTTGTGATATTGTTTCAACCAATCCAAAAACGGCCACATTTATCAAAGTAGATTCTCTAAAAGAAGAAATGAAATTTGCCTATTCTGAATTTAGAAGCAAAGCGAACCGAGATTTAAACAATAAGAAATGGTTTAAAACACTTCAAGATTTCGGTCAGAACCTTAACGAACCACTTGCTGAATTATATATCTATGCATTTTTATCAGATAGAGGTAATCAATTGCACCACTACTATCTTGAAGACCTAAAAAGCAACACATACTATGATGAATTATTAGGACGGCTGCAAGACAATTATCCTAATTCAACTTATACCAAACAATACGAAGCAGAATTAAGCTCAGACAAATTTATCGTATCTCCTTCTTCGGAAAAAGAAATAGATTTCAATTGGGTTTATTTGGTCATTGGATTGTTAATTGCATCGGTATTATTAAATCTATGGTTTGTCTTTTCAGCAAAAAGAAGAAAAATAAACCAACATATTGAAGCTAAAGAGCAACTCACTAAACAAGAACAAAAAGTACTTGACTTGTTATTAAATGATAACTCTAATAAAGATATCGCCGAAACCCTTTTTGTTAGCGTAAGTACCGTAAAAACACATGTAAACAACATTTACAAGAAACTTAACGTGAATTCTAGAGACGAGCTAAAATTACTGTTTAACAGATAG